The DNA segment GCAGTCAAAACCACAAATAAGCAAAACTTAAATTCTCTCTAACAGCAGGTGGCAAATAACTACTCGTGATTAAATTATGAAAGAAATATGAAAGCGTGTTTTGGAGCTTTAAATGTCCCGTCCGCCCTATGAGCCCAGCCTGCCTGAGGTCTACCGCAGCATCACAGTTCCTACAGGCAACAACTTCTGGCGAAAGCTCCTGGCCTACGCTGGACCGGGCTATCTAGTGTCAGTGGGCTATATGGATCCGGGCAACTGGGCTACAGATATCGCTGGAGGCTCCCGTTTTGGCTACACCCTGCTGTCGGTCATTCTGCTGTCGAACTTGATGGCAGTCTTATTGCAATCCCTCTGCGTGCGGCTAGGTGTGGCAACGGGGCGTGACCTCGCGCAAGCTTGCCGAGATGCCTTTAGCCCCCGGGTTAGCTTTTTCCTATGGGTAATCTGTGAAATTGCAATTGCCGCCTGTGATTTAGCAGAACTATTAGGCAGTGCGATTGCACTGCAATTACTGTTTGGTCTACCGCTTGTCCTAGGTGTTTGTATTACGGCCCTAGATGTTATTGCTTTATTATTTCTACAAAATAAGGGCTTCCGCTATGTGGAAGCACTAATTGTGATGTTGGTCGTGACTATAGGTGTTTGCTTTGCAGCCCAATTGTTTTTTTCGCGGCCCAATTTAGGAGCAGTCTTAGCGGGCTATATTCCCAGGCAAGAGATTTTGCAGAATCCAGAAATGCTGTACATCGCAATGGGGATTCTGGGCGCAACAGTTATGCCTCACAATCTCTACTTGCACTCTTCGATTGTACAAACTCGTGCTTGGCAGCCCACTCAACAAAAACGTTGGGAAGCAATTCATTTTGGCACCCTAGACTCAACTGTCGCGCTCTCTTTAGCTCTATTTATTAACTCAGCGATTTTAATTGTTTCTGCCGCAGCCTTTCACTTCTCTGGCTATCGCGATGTGGCAGATATTCAGGAGGCTTACCAGTTGCTCTCACCCCTACTCGGTGTGGGAGTTGCTAGCACACTGTTCGGTTTAGCCTTGCTCGCCTCTGGACAAAGCTCAACCTTGACCGCAACTCTAGCGGGTCAAATCGTGATGGAAGGCTTTGTCAATTTGCGTCTGCCGGCCTGGTTGCGGCGTCTGACTACACGCTTGGTCGCTATTATTCCTGCTTTAGTAGTGATTTTAATCTGGGGTGAAAAGAGTACTGGTAGCCTCTTAGTTTTTAGTCAGGTGATCCTGAGTTTACAACTGTCGTTCGCGGTCATTCCTCTGGTTATGTTTACCAGTGACCAAGAATTGATGGGTGAGTTTGTCAATCCAATTTGGCTAAAAGCTCTAGCTTGGCTCGTTGCGCTTGTCATTGCATTGCTCAATATTTGGTTGCTCTTGCAAACGGTCCTGGGTTGGTTCTCATAGGTGACATATCCTCATAAATGACACAGCGCCTGCCTCTAACAGACTGAGATAGGCGCTGTGAAATGTTTCGATAGTTCTTTCAACTTGGCTAGCTGGCTGAGTTGATATTTCCTATTCTCGACCGTCTACTCTTGACTCTGGGCATCAACTGGGGGGTCAGCTTGGCCAGGTTCATCCACGTGCATATTGAAACCTAGTCCATAGTCGGCGCATCCTTGGCCTGATGGACTGTAGCTTCGCGTGCTCATGTGGGAGCCTCGTTACCACTGCCACGAGTTGTGCTTCGGGGAGTATGTTGGTCTGCTGGATCTGTTTGGTTGGGACTCGTTAATTGAGTCACTGCAGCTTTTTTATCTGTTTCATTTATTTTGAGATCTTCTAATGCTCGGCTAAATTTGCTTTCGCTTAAATATAAACGAATACACTCCTTCAGGTCATAGAGTTTGTGCTCACAGCATCGCTCTTTTGACAAAGAAATTAAGGCCAAGAAATTACCCTGTTCCCTTAACTGAATCTTCTTCAAACTCAAACGAGAGCAACCCAGTATATCTGCTTACCGTGCACGCATTCTTGCAGCTCGAACCTAAGTGTCTACAGGTCTTTTCTTATACTGCCAACCGGTGTGGCTAGGTTACTCCGTTTCTTAATGGATTAACCCCTCGTTGGGTGTAGTTGACATGTGGTACTTGTGGCTGATTCAAGGCAGAATTTCGATTGTTACCAAAGGGGAAGAGCTGTCAACTCGAAGAAACAAAATGTTTTATCACAACAAGCGCTTACAGTATTTCACTAAGCCAGACCAGCCAGATCCCATCTACGCCAAGAAAATTCAAGAACTGATCGGTGGCCCGTTCGGTGAAATGACTGTGATGATGCAGTATCTATTCCAGGGATGGAACTGTCGAGGACCTGCGAAGTATCGAGACATGCTGCTCGACATTGGTACCGAAGAGATTGGCCACGTTGAGATGTTGGCGACTATGATCGCGCACCTACTGGACAATGCTCCGATCAAAATGCAAGAAGATGGTTCTAAGGACCCAATTGTGGGGGCCGTTATGGGGGGCATCAATCCCCGTGATGTGATCGCTGCTAGCATGAATCCTCAGCACGCGATTGTTTCCGGCCTAGGCGCAACTCCTAACGATAGCGTGGGCTACCCCTGGAACGGTCGTTACATTATCGCTAGTGGTAACTTGCTAGCCGATTTCCGCTCAAACTTACACGCGGAATCGCAGGGCCGTTTGCAAGCCGTACGTATGTACGAAATGTCAGACGACCCAGGCGTGAAAGATACGCTCAGCTACATGATTGCTCGGGACACAATGCACCAGAACCAGTGGCTAGCCGCTATTGAAGATTTGGAATCTTCCGGTCTGGAAACGACCCCTGTACCCAGCTCCTTCCCACAAGAACTCGAGAAGTCTGAGGCCGCCTACCAGTTCTGGAACCTCTCTGAAGGTGAGGAAAGCGCAGAGGGACGTTGGGCTAAAGGCAAGTCTATGGACGGCAAGGGCGAATTCGAGTATCTCGCTAAGCCCGAACCCCTGGGACCGGAGCCCCATCCTCCCCTGGGCGACCCGCGTCTGCATGGTACGACTAAGGCACAAGTTCCTCCGATTGAGAAGTAGTAACCAGTCAGTAGCGCCAGCTAATGGTCAGCTAAGACTCGCTTAAGCAAGCTTACTCAATCACTAGGGGATGGGGGCGTATTCAAAAAGCCCCCACCCTTTTTTGTTTTTAGGGTGTTTTTTGGAAGGGTGTTCCTTGAGAAATTGACCTAGGTTTTCGCCACTGACATCACCGAGAGTCGCCAGCGATGTTGGCCGGTCAGTGTATAGGGCAAGAGCAAGCTACGCAATAGCAAAAATAGAGACTGAAGTTCACCAGGAGTGTGGCGATGTTGCCATTGCCCTGGACGGCAGAAGAGGAATTCAACTAGCTTGCGGTGTTGCACGACAGACAGTGGCAGAAAATGGACCGAAATAATCGGGTAGGTGTCCGATTCGCTGTCGTCCATCCAGTCCTCCCGAATCGCATCTAAACGCGTAACTACAGCTTGCAGCGTTAAGGCTTCTTCCATGATTTCCAGCGTCACTGGTTGCTCTGGCTGCTGTTGCATCCATTGTTTGATTGCCGGTCGAGATCCCGCTTGCGAAAGCACGATTTGCGCCCCCGATTCCGATAGGTTCTCGGTGTGTCCCCAAAAAACCTCGCTTCCCAAGCTGAACTTCACGGTGCGGCGCAAGTTGAAGCGCTCATAGCGATCGCGTTTAGGAACATCCAGCATTACCAGCAGAGCCACGCCTAGCGCAAGTAGGTTGTAACTGCTCCAAATCCAGCCTAATCCCAGCCCTTTGATATCACCCGTGTCATACAGCTGCCACTGCAACATGCACTGGCCTAAATTAACCCATAGGCTAACTGCCGTTAAGCCAAAGAGGACCAACAGAGGCGAGGCTAGCTTGAAGTTAAAATTCAACCGTTCGCTCTGGGTGCCCTTGGGTGTCACCTTAAAGCCTTTGCCAAACGGGTTCAGCAGGGTCTGAAAAATGGTCAGGCATAGCGGAAAGGACAGCACTAGGTCGTAAACATCTGAGAGTACTAGCGAACGGCTACGTCCATTCAGCCAGCCGAAAGCCATGAGATTCACCAAATAGTAGGGCACTAGATAATCCAGCACGCCCTCAAAGCTGGCCCGCACTGGAATTACCCCCAGAAACGAGTACAGCAGAGGAGCTAGCAAGAAGCCTATCCGTGACAGACTGGTGAACCAGTGAAAAATGCCTGAGAAATGAGCCAGCCGTTGCAGAGGCCGTAAACCTGGCATTGTCAGCGGATTGTCTTGGATAAAGAATGCCTGAAGTGTTCCCTGTGCCCAGCGGAGGCGTTGGGTGGCGTAAGCAGCCATGTCGTCGGGTGCAGCCCCCGCGCTCAGCTTTTCATCGAGGTAGACCAGTCGATAGCCCTTAGAAGACAGACGGACTGCTGTGAAGTAATCTTCGCTGAGCGACTCAGTGGCAAATTGACCGCCAGCTGCCTCCAAGGCGCTCCGCCGCATGACGAAAGACGTGCCTGCACACACGACACTGTCAGTCCCATCGCGTACCGGTTCAATTTGCCGGTAGAACACCTCTTGCTCCGGAGTCAGAATATCCTCTAAGCCCAAGTTGCGCGCCACGGGGTCAGCTGAATAGAAGCTCTGAGGTGTCTGAACCAACGCCACTTTTGGATCTTGAAAGAAACCGACAGTCCGGGTCAAGAAGTTGCGGGTCGGGACGAAATCAGCATCAAAGCAGACAATCAGCTCGCCCTCAGTCTGGGCAATTGCATGGTTGAGATTGCCTGCTTTAGCGTGTTGATGGTCCAGACGGGCCATGTACTCGCAGCCTAATTCCTTAGCCAAGGCTTGTATCTCTGAGCGATTGGTGTCGTCCAGTAGATAAATCTGGTGGTTTGAGTAGTCAAGCGCCTGGCAACCAATAATGGTGCGTCGCAGAATAAATTCCGGCTCGTTATAGGTGGGAATCAGAATATCAACGCTGGGTGTGAAGAGCCCTTCTTCTACAGCTAGAGCACAGGTGTCAGCCTCGCGACGACGATCGCGTGTACTCAGCAGTAGTAACCACTGCAAACCGCCATTGGCAATCACCAGTAACTCTAGGATCAGCAGGCTGAGGCTGACAGTGGCATTCAGAGAATTACTGAGATTGAGCGTAGTGAAGCGCCAGCCTACGTAGCGAACTAAGAGCACCAGCAACACACCCACTACGAGCCAGCGTGACCATACCCTTGGTTGGTACATGGTCTTGATCACGATGAACACCAGCAAGGGCAATACAACTGCAGGTAAGCTCAGAGCCCAAAGAATGCGTTCTAGGCTCTGTAGCCACCAAGGTTTAGACTCCAGCATCGCACCCAGGCCATTCATCACCTGGGGCATCTCACGGATACTTTCCAACCAAACTAGAATGCCTAAACCTGCCAGTAGAACTGTTGCCAGCATCAGTAACAATCCCCGGCGTAGCCGTCTGCCTCGAAGAGCTTGAAGTTCGGACCCCTGGATACCTGTCATCTTGCCTTCTGCCAGTTTCGTGCCAATTTTGTTTGTCCTCAGGAAGCTGCCCTTGCCACTCTGCACTTGTGTACGGCTCCGTGGCTACTGTAGTGCCCCTGGAGATTAAGCCTAGAGGGTCAACGGCGGTGTAACTCTGAAAACTAATTACGATCGACCAACTTCAGACAGCTAATTTCGAGCAACCGATTTCGAGCCAGCGAGTTGGGGTAACAGTATTGAGGAAAATGATTTGAAGCAAATGCATTGAGGCAAACGAACTGGAGAACAACGGGAACACTAGTAACTGGTCTACCTGTGCTACCGTCTTTCCCTAGCTTCTATGAGTTACTCTCTGCGGATTACCGACTTGCCTGAAAGCGAACGCCCCCGCGAACGCTTGTTAGCGCAGGGAACTGCCAGTCTAACTAGTGCAGAGTTGCTAGCTCTACTTTTGGGAACGGGGCAAGGGCCGGGCAAACTCTCGGCGGTAGGGCTGGGGCAATACATTCTGCAAGAGCTAGGTCAACATCAGCGCGACCCTCTAGCTGTTCTGCGCAACGTTTCTCCACAAGAACTAATGCAGATTCCAGGTATCGGCCCCGCTAAAGCTACAACGATCCTGGCAGCTGTAGAACTGGGCAAAAGAGCTTTTCAAACTAAACCCTTGGAGCGAACCGTCGTTGACGACCCAGCGGTAGCCGCTGCGGCGCTAGGGGCCGAGTTGATGTGGCAGGAACAAGAGCGCTTCGCCGTTTTGCTGCTAGATGTCAAACACCGGCTGTTGGGAACGCAGGTGATTACGATCGGTACGGCCACAGAAACGCTGGCTCATCCACGCGATATTTTTCGAGAGGTCATTCGTCAAGGGGCAACTCGTGCCATCGTTGCGCATAACCATCCCTCAGGCAATCTTGACCCCAGTGAAGAGGATTTAGCTCTGACTCGACAGCTACTAGTCGGGGCTCAGTTTCTGGGGCTCCCGTTGTTGGACCATCTAATTTTGGGGAATGGCGACTATTGCAGTTTGCGCAGTAATACCTTGCTGTGGCAGGAGTATCCCCAAGGGGATTAGATACTCCCGCCAGAGCCACTTAAACTAGTGAGCAGGAATGCCGTTAGGTCGTTGCAGCAGTTGCTCAAGTGAGTGCCTGCGATCTGACTGTAAACCTACTGAAGGCATCTCTTCATGGCAACGAGAGCAGAACCAATAGGCGTGCCCACCCCGAATGTGCCGGAGTAAAACATTGGAGCAGTAAAGGCACTGAGTCATGGCTGTTTACCAATCGAAAGGGTGTTGAAAACGGGGGTATCTGAGGAGCACAGAACTAACGATAGGAGAGCTGTCCCTCAGCTTTAAATCGCATATTCACGCAATTTCTGGGTAGAACTCCCCAGGCGAATGTTAAGTTTAAAGTAATAGTTTGGATCCGAAACTACACGCACTAGTCGGTATTTTCGCCGCCGTAAAGTAGCGCACAGACTCAGAAAAATTTTTAAGGTATATATGATCTCTCTAGGACCAAATGGGCCAACTGTAACTCCGCTAGGTATTGGTACTTGGGCTTGGGGTGATCGCCTATTCTGGAGCTACAGCAATGACTATGGCGCAACGGAAGTTCAGGCAGCTTTTGAAGCGGCATTAGCAGCAGGTGTGACTCTGTTTGACACTGCCGAGATTTACGGCATGGGGGAGTCGGAGCGCCTGCTCGGGCAGTTTAGCCGGGATGCCAAAGTGCCTATCCAGATCGCTACCAAGTATGGTCCTCTGCCTTGGCGCTGGTCGGCTGAGTCAGTCGCTGAGGCCTTGACCGCTAGTTTGAACCGTTTGGGAACCGATCGGGTCACGCTTTACCAAGTTCATTGGCCGTTTAACTTTTTCATGAGTCAAGAGACGCTTTGCAGTGCCCTAGCCGATGAGGTCAAGCGTGGTCGTATTGAAGCTGTGGGAGTCAGTAATTACTCTGCGGCTCAAATGACCGAAGCTTATAATTTGCTGGCCAGCCGAGGCGTGCCACTGGCGGTGAACCAGGTGCGCTACTCGTTGTTGAACCGTCAAATTGAGACCAATGGCATTCTAGAGACGGCTCGACGTTTAGGCGTTACGATTTTGGCTTACAGCCCTTTGGCTCAGGGTTTGCTAACTGGTAAGTACAGTCCTGATAGTTTGACTACACCTACTGGAGCCCGTCGCTTTGATCAGCGCTTCCAGCGTAGTGGTCTAGAACAGATTGAGCCTGTGCTGTCATTGTTACGTCAGTTTGGCGAGATGCACAGTCGTACCCCAGCGCAGGTGGCCCTAAACTGGCTGATTGCTCAGGGTAGTGTAATTCCAATTCCGGGAGCTAAAGATGCTGAGCAGGCGCGTGCAAATGCAGGCACTTTGGGTTGGTCCCTCGACGAAAGCGAGGTCGCAAAACTGGAGCAACTAAGCCGTCCCTGGTTGCACTCTTAAGAGCGGTGTAAGTGTGACAAGTTATGGCTTTTAGTTAGTCGATACCCGTGCAAAAAGTGATCCTTAATGCATAATGCATCTGAATGCCAACTGTGCCTCAATATCGTTTACCTACCTGCTCCCTGGTCGACCTTTTGCCTAACTTTTTGCTTGATTTTTGCTTGAGTGTTAGACGTAAAACTGTCGTTCTTTAGGAATTTTTTCAGAAGTGTGCTGCCTAGTTCGCTTTATCTTTGGTACTGATCTTATAAGCAGTACGAAGGATTTGCCCTGCCAAAATTGCAGCCCCAAAACCATTGTCAATGTTCATAACACCAACACCAGCAGCGCAAGAGTTAAGCATGGTAAGCAAGGCGGCTAAGCCATTAAAGCTGGCACCATAACCGACGCTAGTTGGTACAGCGATCACGGGGCAATCGGCCATACCCGCTACCACACTGGCCAAAGCTCCTTCCATGCCGGCTACCACAACCAGTACTTGCGCTTCAGCAATGACTTGATGCTGGCTTAAGAGCCGATGTAGACCAGCAACGCCCACATCCCAAAGGCGTTGAGCCTGGAAACCACACAGTTCTACGGTGACTGCTGCTTCCTCCGCAACCGCTAGATCGGCAGTCCCTGCGCAGAGCAGGGTTACTGTACCCGGTCGCTGAGGCGGCGTAGTGGATTGAAGCGAGCAGATGCGAGCCGTCGGGTAGTAGATCAGATCAGGAATCGCTCGCTCCAGTTCGCAAAAAACAGCCGGTTCAATGCGAGTTGCCATAACGACGGCATGTTTGCCTCGCATTGCTTTAAAAATGCTGATTAGCTGTGCTGATGTTTTACCCGGCCCCCAGATCACCTCAGGGAAGCCGTTGCGCAGGCACCGATGATGATCTAAGCGTGCAAAATTGTCGACTACCTCGAACGGTAGGTGACGTAATTTCTCTAATGCAGTTTGAGGGTTGACTTGTCCTGCTGCAACAGCTTCTAGTAGGTCTTGAAGAGCTTCAGGATCGAGAGAATCAGACAAGGGATGGGTTGGACTAACATCATCTCTACGCTAACGCAAAAGTGCTGTCCCTCTGTATCGTCAACTGTTCAGACGAACGTGTATTGAAGACCATTGGCTTTAACAAAGCAGCAGATTATCCAGTGAAGTGGCATAGGCGAGATCCGCAGTGGAACTGCTTGGCACTCATAATTCGGTTATCGCTCTGGTCACTCAAACCCCATGTCCTTCGCCGATCAGCGCCTACTCCAGATCGAGCTCAATATTGATGCCTCACAACCGGCCCTGTTAGCAGGTTTGGAGACGTGGTTGCATTTGGGGCTTCTATCGGAGCGTCAAGTGAAAGATCTAGGGCGGCAAAGCTTAACCTGCTTGCTACCGGAGCTGGCAACCGAAGGGCTAGGTGTGGCCCAGCGTTCGCCGGTGAGTGCTGCCAGTTCTCAGAACTTGAACATAGACAGCCCTGTCGTGCAGTTAGAATCTGGCACCCCCCCTACTTCGGCACAAGCTTCAGGCAGGGACAGGACAACGTCTAGGCGCAGACCAACCGTCCAAGGTCTGAGCCTACTTGGGCAATTGGTTCAGCCCTTAATGGCGGAATTAAGCGTTGTCTGGCTACTGTTTTTGGGTGTCTTTTTAGTCGTTGTTTCTTCAGCCATTCTTGCTGCCAGTTTATGGCAAGAATTTTCAGCGCAAGGGCAATATTTGATTCTATTGACCTATACGTTAGCCTTCTGGCTGGCTGGCGTTTGGGCAGGAAGCCGAAGCAGCCTGCGGGCAACAGCCTATATGGTTCAGTTGGCTACTTTGCTGATTATTCCTGTTAATTTCTGGGTAATCGATGGTTTTGGTCTATGGCGTAGTGCCACTGGCTTGCTCATTGCGCTACCGGCTGCTCTAGCGCTGACTGCGGCCACATTTTTTTTACTAAAGCCAACTAGCTCCTCGTTTCAAGTAGGTCGTTCTCAGGCAAATTCTCGCCTTCTCTTGCTCAACGTCATAGCCCTCAGCTGGTTGCACTGGGGTTGGGGCTGGGCTGAGTTTGCTTTGGTCGCGACCTATCTGGGCAGTGTGGGAACCGCACTTGCTCTCTTCTGGCAGGATCGCAATTTCCAAGGGCAAACAGCTCAACCTACGGACCCGCAGGAATCGGCTCAGCTGAGGAGTCAGGCACGCCTGCCTTTAGGAGTGATAGCGGCCGCGGGAGCCACGCTTTTGCTGATCGCGCGCGCGCTCCTAGTTGCCCAGGTTCCGATACAGCAATTAGGCCTGGCTTTTGGAATTTGTGGCTGGCTAGCCTATTGGCTAGCTCGACGTGAACCTCAGCAAGAACCTGCCACTTGGGCCGGTGCGGTGCTATTGCTGGTAGGTTGGTCTGTTTCTGTAGCTGCGACGTTTTCGGGGCAAGCTCTAGCTGTGAGTGGTTTGGGGCTTTGGCTGTTGCTGGAGCGTTTGCGTCGTTACTGGCGCAGTCTAGAGCTCATCGCAATTGTGTTAGTCGGCTTGCAAGCCTTCTGGCTGTTGGGACGGCTCCTGCCCGTGCCGGTGCGTGAAGTCTGGCTCAACTTCTGGACGCAGCTAGCCGGTCCAGCCTTCATGCCTTGGGCACTAGCTGGTGTCGTCTTGTTCCCCTATTTGCTGCTGGTACTGCTGCTGGCTACCCGTCTACGCCGTTGGCAACAGTCTGAGCTGGCTGCTCAGGCTGAGTTAGTGGCGTTAACTTTAGGCTTTGGCTTGACGTTGTTGAGCCTTGCCAATCCCCTGTTGCGCTCGCTCAATTTGCTGTTGTCTGGTCTAACGCTCGCAGTAATGGTGCGTAGGCGTGCTAGTGCCTCCATAGGGCTGATTTACTTGACCCACCTCACTCTGGGGGCAGCGCTGTTTTCTAGTGTTGCCTGGCAACAGCCCAACTTAGGGGTAAGGTCCTGGACTGGACTGGTGCTGCTGGGAGTAGTTGGTGAGTGGCTGTTTAGTGCAGGTCTAGATCGGCCTGTCTGGCGCCGCAGCGCCTGGCATATAGGCTTGGGTTTGGCGGCACTCAGTTATGTGCTTTTGCTGGTCGAGCCCAATAGCAATTGGCGCTTGAGCTGGCTGGTTGTTCCGATCACCTTGACCGTTATTGCGCAGCGTCGATCGTTTCCGCAGCCTGCTTTAGCTTCAGGATTGAGCGTAGTTGCCTTGTTAGTTTTGCAACCTTTAACGCTAACTCTTGCCAGTTCTCGTCTGGTTAGCTTAGCGACAGCTGTTGGTTTGATGCTGCTCAATACCCGTCAGCTACGGCAGCTAGCCATGGCATCTATCACAGTTGGCTTCGCCTTGGCTTTGGCAGCAAGCGTGGTTGAGCAAGTGCTGCCTGAGGCCCTTATGACAATTGGCTTTTGGTCTAACCTTGCTGCTTTTGCACTTCTGCCACTGTGGTTTTTGCGTCAGACTTTGGCAAGACGCACCACAACTCTGGCTCATATTTATGCACAGTCAACTGATGACTGGGGCATGGCCTTGGCTGTAGTCAACCTGTTGGTTTTGGCTCTGCATTCTTTGAGTTTCGCCTTGGGTTTTGCTCCGCTTAGTGGGATGCAATGGTCCTGGATTACAGCCGCAATCTGGCTGAGCTTGGGCACCATTTATCGCAATTGGCAGCAGCCTAGCAATTTGGGTTTCTATGGTACTGCCTGGGCGTTAGAAGTTCTAGTGGCAGGATTGGCGACGCAAACTGACTCCGTGGTAACTCATTGGACAATTGCTAATTTAGGGTTGGCATTACTGACTCAAGTTGCGGGAGACTGGCGGCTTCGACAAACTGACCAAGAGCGCTATACCAGCTGGAACCTTATTCCTGTCACTTATGCGATTCTGGGGCTAGTGGGTGCTCATAGTAGCTTCACAGCCTTAACTGGGCTATATACGTTCACAGCTACTCTAATAGGGTTGGCAGTAAGCCGTCGTCAAGCAAGTTTCAAACCCTGGGCCTATCTATCATTATTTGGAATTACGATTGCAGCCTACGAACTGCTGATCTATCAACTCATCCAAGCCCGGACAGGCAGTTGGGGCGATGGGCTGTTAATGCTGGCTATTTTGGCAACTGCTTTTGCCTTGGTAGAGAACTTGCTAGCTCCAACACTAGCAACTTATCTGCGCCTCTCTCAACAAGGGCTGGGTAGACTAGCCCACTTGCATTGGCTGGGGGGCAGTGGTCTCATTCTTTTAGCATTGCTCGATACTAATTCCGGCAGCCGTTGGCTTAGTGTCGGAGTGGTCACTCTGCTGGCTCTCTACGCCATTTTTCAGGGTCGTAGACGGGATGGTTGGGTTTATGCAGGCATTGGTGAAGCAGTCATCGCCGTTGCCCATAGCCTTGATCTGCTTCTACCTGACTCACAGCTTTTGGTTGCTTGGGGTGCAGCACTGACTTGCCCTCTTGCCTTGATGTTGTATTACCTGCCCTGGCAAGCTTGGGGTTGGTCTTTACGACCCTGGCGTCGATCTGCTTATGCGTTCCCAGCTATTGTGGTGTGGCTGACAGCTTGGGGAATTAACTTACAAAGCTTGCTAATTGTCGCTGCTTTTTATGCTTGGTGTGCCAGGACTTCAGCGCAAATTCGTCTTAGCTATTTCAGTGTTTTTCTCGCAGATTGGGCACTCGTTCGTCTTTTTCAGTTACAGGGGTGGCAAGAGCCTTTATGGTATGCGGCGATTGTAGGTGGCTCACTTCTGTACATTGCTCAAATCGAACCGCAGTTGCAACCACAAAGTGAGCGGGATAAACGCCACATTCTACGCTCCCTAGCTACCGGTTTAATCTGTGTTGTTGCTTTCTACCAATCTCAAGCTGACTTCGGTTTAGGGCTCTTGGCTTTGGGACTGAGTTTAGGATTTATCCTAGCCGGTTTGACGCTGCGCATCCGGGCTTTTTTATATGTTGGAACTGTCGCTTTTGTGCTGAAAGTTCTACATCAGCTCTGGTTGTTTGTTCAGAGTGAGGCTTTTTTGCTTTGGGCAATGGGTATCTTGCTAGGATTGGCTCTAATCTGGTTGGCTGCTAACTTTGAGGCTCGCCGTACCCAAATGACTCTGCTGCTGCGCAATTGGTTGGCTGAGTTAGAGGCATGGCAATGAAGTGGAACAAGCTGCGGTTTAAAGCCTTGAGTTAAAGCTTGAGGTTAATCCTGCATACTCCGCCCTTCAATCTAAACGTATCTGACCCCCTATGAGAATAGGGTCATTGTCCCTTGGGGAAGCCTGCAGCATTCGCTCATAATGTCGCGCAGCCAGCCACGAGTCAATACTGTGAGTGATAAGGAAGTTGTGTAGGCTATGCTCCGCAAACGCAACGGTGCCAAAGCCTTGATCGCGATGGTTCTGTGGGCGTTTTTGCTAACGGCTAGCTGCACGCGAATGCAGCAGACGGAGCGAATTTGGATTCGCTACAGCGATCCAGTTTCCGGCCAAAGTTTAGTTTATCCAAACGACTGGGTTGTGACTTCGGACGCTAAT comes from the Leptolyngbya sp. FACHB-261 genome and includes:
- a CDS encoding Nramp family divalent metal transporter gives rise to the protein MSRPPYEPSLPEVYRSITVPTGNNFWRKLLAYAGPGYLVSVGYMDPGNWATDIAGGSRFGYTLLSVILLSNLMAVLLQSLCVRLGVATGRDLAQACRDAFSPRVSFFLWVICEIAIAACDLAELLGSAIALQLLFGLPLVLGVCITALDVIALLFLQNKGFRYVEALIVMLVVTIGVCFAAQLFFSRPNLGAVLAGYIPRQEILQNPEMLYIAMGILGATVMPHNLYLHSSIVQTRAWQPTQQKRWEAIHFGTLDSTVALSLALFINSAILIVSAAAFHFSGYRDVADIQEAYQLLSPLLGVGVASTLFGLALLASGQSSTLTATLAGQIVMEGFVNLRLPAWLRRLTTRLVAIIPALVVILIWGEKSTGSLLVFSQVILSLQLSFAVIPLVMFTSDQELMGEFVNPIWLKALAWLVALVIALLNIWLLLQTVLGWFS
- a CDS encoding manganese catalase family protein, translating into MFYHNKRLQYFTKPDQPDPIYAKKIQELIGGPFGEMTVMMQYLFQGWNCRGPAKYRDMLLDIGTEEIGHVEMLATMIAHLLDNAPIKMQEDGSKDPIVGAVMGGINPRDVIAASMNPQHAIVSGLGATPNDSVGYPWNGRYIIASGNLLADFRSNLHAESQGRLQAVRMYEMSDDPGVKDTLSYMIARDTMHQNQWLAAIEDLESSGLETTPVPSSFPQELEKSEAAYQFWNLSEGEESAEGRWAKGKSMDGKGEFEYLAKPEPLGPEPHPPLGDPRLHGTTKAQVPPIEK
- a CDS encoding glycosyltransferase — protein: MTGIQGSELQALRGRRLRRGLLLMLATVLLAGLGILVWLESIREMPQVMNGLGAMLESKPWWLQSLERILWALSLPAVVLPLLVFIVIKTMYQPRVWSRWLVVGVLLVLLVRYVGWRFTTLNLSNSLNATVSLSLLILELLVIANGGLQWLLLLSTRDRRREADTCALAVEEGLFTPSVDILIPTYNEPEFILRRTIIGCQALDYSNHQIYLLDDTNRSEIQALAKELGCEYMARLDHQHAKAGNLNHAIAQTEGELIVCFDADFVPTRNFLTRTVGFFQDPKVALVQTPQSFYSADPVARNLGLEDILTPEQEVFYRQIEPVRDGTDSVVCAGTSFVMRRSALEAAGGQFATESLSEDYFTAVRLSSKGYRLVYLDEKLSAGAAPDDMAAYATQRLRWAQGTLQAFFIQDNPLTMPGLRPLQRLAHFSGIFHWFTSLSRIGFLLAPLLYSFLGVIPVRASFEGVLDYLVPYYLVNLMAFGWLNGRSRSLVLSDVYDLVLSFPLCLTIFQTLLNPFGKGFKVTPKGTQSERLNFNFKLASPLLVLFGLTAVSLWVNLGQCMLQWQLYDTGDIKGLGLGWIWSSYNLLALGVALLVMLDVPKRDRYERFNLRRTVKFSLGSEVFWGHTENLSESGAQIVLSQAGSRPAIKQWMQQQPEQPVTLEIMEEALTLQAVVTRLDAIREDWMDDSESDTYPIISVHFLPLSVVQHRKLVEFLFCRPGQWQHRHTPGELQSLFLLLRSLLLPYTLTGQHRWRLSVMSVAKT
- the radC gene encoding DNA repair protein RadC, with the protein product MSYSLRITDLPESERPRERLLAQGTASLTSAELLALLLGTGQGPGKLSAVGLGQYILQELGQHQRDPLAVLRNVSPQELMQIPGIGPAKATTILAAVELGKRAFQTKPLERTVVDDPAVAAAALGAELMWQEQERFAVLLLDVKHRLLGTQVITIGTATETLAHPRDIFREVIRQGATRAIVAHNHPSGNLDPSEEDLALTRQLLVGAQFLGLPLLDHLILGNGDYCSLRSNTLLWQEYPQGD
- a CDS encoding aldo/keto reductase, whose amino-acid sequence is MISLGPNGPTVTPLGIGTWAWGDRLFWSYSNDYGATEVQAAFEAALAAGVTLFDTAEIYGMGESERLLGQFSRDAKVPIQIATKYGPLPWRWSAESVAEALTASLNRLGTDRVTLYQVHWPFNFFMSQETLCSALADEVKRGRIEAVGVSNYSAAQMTEAYNLLASRGVPLAVNQVRYSLLNRQIETNGILETARRLGVTILAYSPLAQGLLTGKYSPDSLTTPTGARRFDQRFQRSGLEQIEPVLSLLRQFGEMHSRTPAQVALNWLIAQGSVIPIPGAKDAEQARANAGTLGWSLDESEVAKLEQLSRPWLHS
- the larB gene encoding nickel pincer cofactor biosynthesis protein LarB → MSDSLDPEALQDLLEAVAAGQVNPQTALEKLRHLPFEVVDNFARLDHHRCLRNGFPEVIWGPGKTSAQLISIFKAMRGKHAVVMATRIEPAVFCELERAIPDLIYYPTARICSLQSTTPPQRPGTVTLLCAGTADLAVAEEAAVTVELCGFQAQRLWDVGVAGLHRLLSQHQVIAEAQVLVVVAGMEGALASVVAGMADCPVIAVPTSVGYGASFNGLAALLTMLNSCAAGVGVMNIDNGFGAAILAGQILRTAYKISTKDKAN